The sequence below is a genomic window from Streptomyces sp. V1I1.
CCGCGGCCATCGGCTCCGGACTCCCGGTCCATGAAGCCACCGGCAATATGGTCGTCGACATCGGTGGTGGCACCACCGAAGTCGCCGTCATCTCACTCGGCGGAATCGTCACAGCACAGTCCATCCGCGTCGCCGGCGACGAGTTGGACAACGCGATCATCCAGCACATCAAGAAGGAGTACTCACTCCTGCTCGGTGAGCGGACTGCCGAGAACATCAAGATCACCATCGGCTCCGCGTACGACATGGACAAGGACGAGCACACCGAGATCCGCGGCCGTGACCTCGTCTCCGGTCTGCCGAAGACCGTGGTCATCTCCGCCGCCGAAGTCCGCAAGGCGATCGAGGAACCGGTCAACGCGATCGTCGACGCCGTCAAGACCACCCTCGACAAGTGCCCGCCGGAGCTGTCCGGCGACGTGATGGACCGAGGCATCGTCCTCACCGGCGGCGGCGCCCTGCTGCGCGGCCTCGACGAGCGATTGCGCCGTGAGACCGGCATGCCGATCCATATCGCCGAGGATCCGCTGGACTCGGTGGCCCTCGGATCGGGCAAGTGCGTCGAGGAGTTCGAGGCGCTCCAGCAGGTCCTGGACGCCCAGCCCCGCCGATAGCGGACGGGCATGCGGATTCCTCCCCCTGCGCCCCTGGCGGGCGTGGGGGGACCCCCCGGCGTGGGGGAACCCCCATACGGGTGCCTGCCAACCCGTGTGGCGGATCGTTGATATACAGACATCAACATTCCTACGAGGAAGGCACGGCCGTCGCACGTGAGGGACACACGAGAGAGCCGGCTGCTCCTGGTGCTGCTGATCGCCATCGCGTTCGCTTTGATCACGGTGGACATCCGCGGAGGCGAGGAGTCACCGGTTGACGGCGCCCGGCAGGCCGCCGCCACGGTCTTCGGACCCGTCGAGAACGGCGTCGCGGCAGCGGTCGACCCGATAGGCAATGCCATCGGAGCCGTCCGCGACTCGGGCCGGCGTCACGACCGAATCGGCGAACTGGAGCGCGAGAACGCGCTGCTGAAGGCGAAGCTCGGCAGCAACGACCGCAACCGCAGCCGGGTGCGCGAGCTGGACAACATGCTCAAGAAGGCAGGCGCGGGACAGTACGGCATCAAGGGCGCCGAGGTCATCGCCATCGGAGCGGCCCAGGGCTTCTCCTGGACGGTGACCATCGACGTCGGCTCCAACGACGGCATCGAGCGCGATATGACCGTCCTCAACGGCGACGGACTCGTCGGCCGGATCACCACGGTCGGCCCGAACACCGCGACCGTACTGCTCGCCAGCGACCCGGACTTCACGGTCGGCACCCGGATGGAGAAGACCGACGAACTGGGCTTCGCCACCGGTCAGGGCGACCGTCCGCTCTCCGTACAGCTGCTCAACGGCAAGGCCAAGGTCAAGAAGGGCGACCGGCTCGTCACCTTCGGCTCGCAGGCCGACAAGCCGTTCGTGCCCGGCGTCCCGGTCGGTGAGGTCATCCGCGTCGATCCCTCCGGCGGCGACCTCACCCGGACCATCTACGTCCGCCCGTTCGTCGGCTTCACCAAGCTCGACATCGTCGGCGTCGTCGTCGTGGCGCCCAGGTCCGATCCGCGCGACACGGTCCTGCCGCCCAAGCCCGCGGCTCCCAAGCCCACGCCCACGGTCACGGTGACGGTCACCCCGTCCGCGGACGGCGAGGGCGGCGAGCAGGTCCAGGGCGACGGCCTGGATCCGGCCGACGCGAACGCCGACGACCAGAACGACGAGTAGGAGCTGATCCGTCATGCGCTTCAACCGGATGCTGCTCTCCACGACACTCGTCGTGGTCGCCCTCGTCATCCAGGTCTCCGTACTCGCCCGCCTCCAACTCCCCGGCGCCGTCCCCGACCTGCTGCTGCTCGTCGTCCTCGGACTCGCCCTCGTATACGGGCACATGGCCGGCGCCTTCATCGGCTTCGGCGCGGGCCTGCTCGCCGACCTCGCCCCGCCCGCCGACCACGCCGCCGGGCGCTACGCACTCGTGCTCTGCGTGATCGGCTACCTCGCGGGCCTGGTGCGCCCCGACAACGGCCAGCTCAAGTCGGCCACCGGACCGATGGTCGTTGTCGTCGCGGCCGCCATCGGCTCGACGCTGCTGTACGCGGGTGTGGGCGCGCTCGTCGGCGACACCGCCGCCCGCCATGTGGGCCTGGGCAGCCTGCTGTTCACGGCCGCCGTGTACGACCTGCTCCTCGCGCCCTTCACGGTGCCGCTGATCATGGCGCTCGCCAGACGCGCCGAGAGCAATCCGCTCTCCGAGAGCCAGAGCAGCGGCGGCCCGGGCGGAAGCGACGCCGCCTCCCGCTGGCTCTCCTCCGGCACCGGCCTGCGCATCGGCAAGCAGCGCAGCGGAATGCGGGTCAAGGCGGCCAGGTCGCGGGCAGCGCGGGCCGTCCGCATAAAGGGAGTCAAGCGACTGTGATCGAGGGGGCAGCACCGTGAGCAACATTCCGGAGACCGGGCGGACCCCCCGGGTCCAGATCCGGCTCGTCGTCATCCAGGTACTTGTCTTCTCCCTCCTGCTCACCCTCGGCGGACGCCTCTGGTACCTCCAGATCCGCAACGGGCAGGAGTACACCGACGAGGCGAAGAACAACCACGTCCAGCAGGTCGTCCAGCCCGCCGTCCGCGGCTCGATCCTCGACGCCCGTGGCATCGCGCTCGCCGACAACGAGACCCGCCTCGTCGTCTCCGCGTCCCGCACCGAGCTGATGAAGATGAAGGACGACGGCAAAGGCGTCCTCACCCGCCTCGCGGGCGTCCTCGGCATGAAGCCGAAGGACGTCATGGACAAGGTCAGGCTCTGCGACGCCAAGACCCCGCAGCCCTGCTGGAACGGCTCGCCGTACCAGCCGATCCCGGTCACCGACGAAGCCACCACCCAGCAGGCCCTGCAGATCCGCGAGCGCGCCGAAGACTTCCCGGGCATCACCGCCGAGCCCACCGCCGTACGCCGCTACACCGCGCCCGGCAAGGCCAACACCGCGCAGGTCCTCGGCTATCTCTCGCCCGTCACCGACGAGGAGATCACCAAGGCCAAGGACACCGACTCGCCGTTCCTCCGCTCCGACCAGGTGGGCCGCTCGGGCATCGAGCGCACCTACGACAAGGAGCTGCGCGGCAAGGCCGGAGTCACCCGCTACGAGGTCGACAACCTCGGCCGCGTCATCGGCCAGGCAGCCAAGGACGAGGCCCAGCCCGGCGCGAACCTCGTCACCTCCATCGACGCACGCGTCCAGGCGGTCGCGGAGTACGAGCTCAACGGGGCGATGAAGACCGCCCGCCTGGAGACCGACAGGAACACCGGCGAGAAGTACAAGGCGGATGCCGGCGCCGTCGTGGTGATGGAGAACAAGACCGGCCGGATCGTCTCGATGGCCTCGCAGCCGACGTACGACCCCAACTCCTGGGTCGGCGGCATCTCCGGCAAGGACTACGCCAAGCTCACCGGCAAGGACTCCAACTACCCGCTGCTGAACCGCGCGATCCAGGGCCAGGCCGCGCCCGGCTCGATCTTCAAGGTCATCTCCTCGACCGCGGCGGTCAACGCCGGCTACCCGTTCGACGGCGACTACCCCTGCCCAAGCTCGTACTCCGTCGGCGGCCAGGTCTTCAAGAACTTCGAGTCCAAGGGCTACGGCAGCATCAGCCTCGGCAGGGCCCTTGAGGTCTCCTGCGACACCGTCTTCTACGGCCTCGCCCACCGGGAGTGGCAGAAGGACGGCGGCATCAAGCCCAAGAAGCGCACCAACGACTGGTTCTACAAGACCGCCCACCAGTTCGGTCTCGGCAAGGAGACCGGCATCGACCTCCCCAACGAGGTCAGGGGCCGTGTACCCGACCGCCAGTGGAAGCAGAGCTTCTGGGAGGCCAACAAGGACGGCTGGTGCAAGCAGGGCAAGAAGGACGGCGACTACGTCGAGAAGATCGCGTACGAGAACTGCCTCGAAGGCAACCGGATGCGTGCCGGTGACTCCGTCAACTACTCCATCGGTCAGGGCGACACCCTCGTCACCCCGATCCAGATGGCCACGATCTACGCGGCGATCGCCAACGGCGGCACCCTGTACAACCCCACCATCGGCAAGGCCGTGATCAGCGCGGACGGCAAGACGGTCCAGGCGATCAAGCCGAAGTCCCACGGCAAGCTGCCCATGGACGCCGACACCCGGTCGCAGATAGACAAAGCCCTCGCGGGAGTCACGACCCGCGGATCGGCCGCCTGGCGCTTCGGCGGCTGGCCGCAGGACAAGATCCCGATGCACGCCAAGACGGGTACCGCCGAGGTCTACGGCAAGCAGACGACCTCCTGGTTCGTCTCGTACACCGAGGACTACACGATCATCATGACGATCGCCCAGGGTGGTACCGGATCCGGTGCCTCGGGACCGGCCGTGCGCAAGATCTACGAGGCGATGTACGGACTCGACGAGGAGGGCGGCCAGGACCTGAAGAAGGCCCTGCTGCCCAAGCCGCAGACGGCGCTGCCGAAGATCGAGCCCGACGGCTCCATCGAAGCCCCCAAGATCGAGCCGTACGCGCCTGAGGAAGAGGAGCCTCCGGCCGAGGAACAGCAGCTCGCGGGCGCACCCGCGCGGAGGGACTGAGCCATGGCCGGCACGAATGGCTTCTCCGTCTCCGGATACGGGCCCAAGCGAGGTGGCCTGTGGTCGCGGCTGTCCGCCCGCGACTCCGTGGTGCGCAAGCTCGACTGGCCGCTGCTGCTGTCCGCGATCGCGCTGTCCTTGGTGGGCACGCTGCTGGTGTGGTCGGCGACCCGCAACCGCACCGAGCTCAACCAGGGCGACCCGTACTACTTCTTCTTCCGCCACGCCCTCAACACCGGGATCGGCCTCGCGCTGATGATCGGCACGATCTGGCTCGGGCACCGCACCCTGCGCGGCGCGGTCCCGGTGCTGTACGGGCTCTCCGTGGTGCTCGTTCTGCTGGTGCTCACGCCGCTCGGCGCGACCATCAACGGCGCGCACGCGTGGATCGTGATCGGCGGCGGCTTCTCCCTCCAGCCCTCGGAGTTCGTGAAGATCACGATCATTCTGGCGATGGCGATGCTGCTGGCCGCGCGCGTGGACGCGGGCGACCAACTGCACCCCGACCACCGGACGGTCGCCAAGTCCCTGGGCTTCGCGGTCCTGCCGATGGTGATCGTCATGCTGATGCCGGACCTCGGTTCGGTGATGGTGATGGCGGTGATCGTGCTCGGCGTGCTGCTCGCCTCCGGCGCCTCCAACCGCTGGATCCTCGGGTTGATCGGCGCCGGCGTCATCGGTGGCGTGATGGTCACCGCGCTCGGGCTGCTGGACGAGTACCAGATCAACCGCTTCGCGGCGTTCGCCAACCCGGAACTCGACCCGGCCGGCGTCGGCTACAACACCAACCAGGCGCGGATCGCGATCGGATCGGGCGGACTGACCGGCACCGGCCTGTTCAAGGGCTCCCAGACGACCGGCCAGTTCGTCCCCGAACAGCAGACGGACTTCGTATTCACCGTCGCGGGCGAGGAACTGGGCTTCCTGGGGGCGGGCCTGATCCTGCTGCTGCTCGGCGTCATCCTGTGGCGCGCCTGCCGCATCGCACGTGAGACGACCGAGCTGTACGGCACGATCGTGGCCGCCGGGATCATCGCCTGGTTCGCCTTCCAGTCCTTCGAGAACATCGGAATGACGCTCGGGATCATGCCGGTGGCGGGCCTGCCGCTGCCGTTCGTGTCGTACGGAGGCACCTCGATGTTCGCGGTCTGGATCGCGATCGGGCTGCTCCAGTCGATCCGGGTGCAGCGGCCGATAACTGCCTAGGTGAACACATGGGATGCCACGGAGGCCCTCCGGGAACTAGATTCGGTTCATGGCGGATACGAAGCGTGAGATCGAGCGGAAGTACGAAGCCAATCCCGAGACCCGACTGCCGGACCTGACCGGAGTCGCAGGGGTGTCGGCCGTCCACGACAAAGGCGTCGTCGAGCTCGACGCCGTCTACTACGACACCGCCGACCTGCGCCTCGCCGCCGCCTCCATCACCCTGCGCCGCAGGACGGGCGGCACGGACGCGGGCTGGCACCTCAAGCTCCCGGTCGCCCCGGGCGTACGGGACGAGATCAGCGCACCCCCGTCCGATACGGTCCCGCACAGCCTTGAGGGCCTGGTCCGCGCCCGCACCCGGGACGCCGAACTCACGCCCGTGGTACGCCTGCGGTCCTCCAGAGACGTCCGCCACCTGGTCGACGCGGACGGCGCGCTGCTGGCCGAGCTGAGCAGGGACGCGGTCCACGCGGAACGCCTCATCGACGGCGGCCGCACGGCGCAGTGGGACGAGATCGAGGTCGAGCTCGCCGACGACGCGGATCCGTCCATCCTCGACGCGGTCGAGAAGAAGCTTCGCAAGGCAGGCGTGCGCCCGGCGAAGGCGCCGTCGAAGCTGGCCAGGGCGCTGGCGGAGACCGCCCCCAAGGGGGACAAGCGGGCGGCACCACCCTCCTCGGAACCCCCGCAGACCGCCGGCGAACACATCCTCGCCTACCTGCGGGAACAGGCCGACGCACTGCTCGCGTACGACCCCGGCGTGCGCCGTGACCTGCCCGACTCGGTGCACCAGATGCGGGTCGCCACGCGACGGATGCGCAGCGCGTTCAAGACGTACCGGAAGGTCATCGACCGGACCGTCACCGATCCGATCGGCGACGAGCTCAAGTGGCTCGCGGGCGAGCTGGGCGTCGCACGCGACCAGGAGGTGCTCGCCGAGCGGCTGCGGTCGCGGATCGACGCCGTGCCCAGGACCCTGCTGCTCGGCCCGGTGCGCGGACGGCTGCGTATCTGGACCGCGGCCCATGGCTCCGGCGCCCGCCGCAAGGCCGTCGCCGTGCTCGACACCAAGCGCTATCTCTCGCTCCTGGAGTCGCTGGACGCGCTGCTCAGCGACCCGCCGCTGCTGAAGGCGGCGGGCGGCGCGGCCGCCAGGGTGATCCCCAAGGCGGTCCTGAAGGACTACGACCGGCTGGCCGCCCGGGTCGACCATGCCCTGGAGCTGCCTCCCGGTGAGGAGCGGGACCTGGCCATGCACGACGCCCGCAAGGCCGCCAAGCGCGCCCGGTACGCGGGCGAGGCGGCGACGCCCGCGCTCGGCAAGGCGGCCAAGAAGTTCGCCAAGCGGATGAAGGCCGTGCAGTCGGTGCTCGGTGACCACCAGGACAGCGTCGTGGCCCGCGAAGTCCTGCGGAACCTCGCGATCCAGGCGCATGCGGCGGGGGAGTCCGCCTTCACCTGGGGACTGCTGTACGGGCGGGAGGAGGCACAGGCCGCGCAGCGGGAGGCGGAGCTGCCGGGGGTGTGGAAGGAGGCGTCCGCCCCCAAACTGCGAGCGGATCTGACCGGCTGAGCGTCAAGGTACGCTTGATGGTCACCCTTGCCCGCTCACGAGAGACACCAAGATGCCTGTCGAGTCGGTCTTCCCACGCCTGGAAGCGCTTCTCCCGCACGTCCAGAAGCCGATCCAGTACGTCGGCGGAGAGCTCAACTCCACCGTCAAGGACTGGGGCGCCTGCGACGTTCGCTGGGCACTCATGTACCCCGACGCGTACGAGGTCGGACTGCCCAACCAGGGCGTCATGATCCTCTACGAGGTACTGAACGAGCGCGAGGGGGTGCTCGCCGAGCGTACGTACAGCGTCTGGCCGGACCTCGAAGAGCTGATGCGGGAGCACAAGGTCCCGCAGTTCACCGTGGACTCACACCGTCCGGTGAAGGCCTTCGACGTGTTCGGTCTCAGCTTCTCCACGGAGCTCGGCTACACGAACATGCTCACCGCCCTGGACCTCGCGGGCATCCCGCTGGAGGCGAAGGACCGCGGCCTGGACGACCCGATCGTGCTGGCGGGCGGCCACGCGGCCTTCAACCCCGAGCCGATCGCGGACTTCATCGACTGCGCGGTCATCGGCGACGGCGAGCAGGCCGTCCTCGACATGACCGAGATCATCCGCGCCTGGAAGGCCGAAGGCCGCCCGGGCGGCCGCGAAGAGGTGCTCTTCCGCCTCGCGAAGACCGGCAATGTCTACGTCCCGGGCTTCTACGACGTCGAGTACCTGCCCGACGGCCGCATCGGCCGCGTCGTCCCGAACAAGTCCGGCGTGCCGTGGCGCGTGTCCAAGCACACCGTCATGGACCTCGACGAGTGGCCGTACCCGAAGCAGCCGCTGGTCCCCCTCGCCGAGACCGTCCATGAGCGGATGTCCGTCGAGATCTTCCGCGGCTGCACCCGCGGCTGCCGCTTCTGCCAGGCCGGCATGATCACGCGCCCCGTGCGGGAGCGAAGCATCACCGGCATCGGCGACATGGTCGAAAAGGGCCTGAAGGCGACCGGCTTCGAGGAGGTCGGCCTGCTGTCGCTGTCCTCCGCGGACCACAGCGAGATCGGCGACATCGCGAAGGGCCTGGCCGACCGGTACGAGGAAGACAAGATCGGTCTGTCCCTGCCGTCGACCCGCGTGGACGCGTTCAACGTCGACCTGGCCAATGAGCTGACCCGCAACGGCCGCCGCTCGGGTCTGACGTTCGCCCCCGAGGGCGGCTCCGAGCGCATGCGCAAGGTCATCAACAAGATGGTCTCGGAAGAGGACCTGATCCGTACCGTCTCGACGGCGTACGGCAACGGCTGGCGTCAGGTGAAGCTGTACTTCATGTGCGGTCTGCCCACCGAGACCGACGAGGACGTTCTCCAGATCGGCGACATGGCGGTCAACGTCATCGCCGAGGGCCGCAAGGTTTCGGGGCAGAACGACATCCGCTGCACGGTGTCGATCGGCGGCTTCGTGCCCAAGCCGCACACCCCGTTCCAGTGGGCCCCGCAGCTGAGCGCCGAGGAGACGGACGCGCGGCTGGAGAAGCTGCGCGACAAGATCCGCGGAGACAAGAAGTACGGCCGCTCGATCGGCTTCCGCTACCACGACGGCAAGCCCGGCATCGTCGAGGGCCTGCTCTCCCGCGGCGACCGCCGCATCGGCTCGGTCATCCGCGCGGTCTACGAGGACGGCGGCCGCTTCGACGGCTGGCGCGAGCACTTCTCGTACGACAGGTGGATGGCCTGCGCCGAGAAGACGCTGCCCGCCTTCGGCGTGGACGTCGACTGGTACACGACGCGTGAGCGCACGTACGAGGAGGTCCTGCCCTGGGATCACCTGGACTCCGGTCTCGACAAGGACTGGCTCTGGGAGGACTGGCAGGACGCGCTCGACGAGACCGAGGTCGAGGACTGCCGCTGGACGCCGTGCTTCGACTGCGGTGTCTGCCCGCAGATGCAGACCTCCATTCAAATCGGCCCGACCGGCAAGAAGCTCCTGCCTCTCAGCGTGGTCAACGCTGCGGACTAGAGGGACCTGAACGGCGTCCGGTCCCAATGCCGGAGGCTCGGGCTGCCAAGGGCCGAGCACCGTCCCTCAGTGTTCGCGCCCAAGGGCGTACCGAGGCCGCCCCGTTACCTCGCCGGGAGGACGCCGCCAAGCGGCTGATCTCCGTGGCGGGTCGAGGATCCGCCCGCCGGGGGCGCTGGGACGATGCGCCCCATGACATCCAAGGCGGGCACGGAGGGTTCGACCAAGGGGGGACTCGTCCTGCTGACACTCGCGGCCGGGCAGTTCCTGATGGCGCTCGACAGCTCTGTCATGAACGTTTCGATCGCGACGGTGGCCGACGATGTCGGCACAACGGTGACAGGCATCCAGGGGGCGATCACGGCCTACACGCTCGTGATGGCGATGTTCATGATCCCTGGCGGCAAGGTCGGCGCGATCATCGGCCGCAAGCGTGCGTTCATGATCGGCTGCGGCATCTACGGCTGCGGATCCCTGACGACGGCGCTTGCCCCGAACCTGCCTGTGCTCCTGTTCGGCTGGTCGTTCCTCGAAGGCGTCGGGGCGGCGCTCATCCTGCCCGCGATCGTGGCGCTCGTCGCCGGCAACTTCGCCGTGGCACGCCGCCCCGCCGCCTACGGACTCGTCGCGGCCGCAGGAGCCGTGGCGATCGCGGTCGGGCCGATCATCGGGGGTGTCGCGACGACGTACTTCTCGTGGCGCTGGGTCTTCGTCGGTGAGGTCGTAATCGTGCTCGCCATCCTGGTGCTCGCCCGCCGCGTCGCCGACGCGCAACCCGACCAACGCCACCGCCTCGATCTCGTCGGCGCCGCGCTCTCCGCTCTCGGGCTCGGGAGCTTCGTCTACGGCGTACTCCGCTCGGACGAATGGGGCTGGTTCCAGCCGAAGCCCGACGCGCCCTCCTGGCTCGGGATCTCGCTGGTCGTGTGGCTGATGCTGGCGGGTCTGCTCCTGATCTGGCTCTTCCTGCGCTGGGAGGCGCGCCTGGTGGAGCAGCGCAAGGAGCCCCTCGTGGACCCGGCGCTTCTGCGGAACAAGCAGCTCACCGGCGGCCTGACGATGTTTTTCTTCCAGTACCTCGTACAGATGGGCGTGTTTTTCGTCGTACCGCTCTACCTGTCGGTCGCCCTCGGCCTGTCCGCGCTCAAGACAGGCGCACGCATCCTGCCGCTCTCGCTGACACTGCTGGCCGCCGCGATCCTGATCCCGCGTCTCTTCCCGCACGTCTCGCCGCGGCGCGTGGTGCGGCTCGGGATCCTTGCGTTGCTCGCGGGTGCGGTGGTCCTGATGGCCGCGCTCGACGCGGACGCCGGTGCGGAAATCGTCACCATCCCTCTCCTGTTGATCGGGCTCGGCATGGGCGCGCTGGCGTCTCAGCTCGGATCGGTCACTGTGTCCGCAGTGCCGGACAAGCAGAGCGCGGAGGTCGGCGGCATCCAGAACGCCGTCACCAACCTCGGCGCCTCGATCGGTACGGCACTCGCCGGGTCGATCCTGATCGCCGCGCTGACGGCTTCGTTCCTTACCAGCGTCGAGCAGAATGAGGCGATCCCGGCCGACGTCAAGAGCCAGGCGACCGTCGAACTCCAAAGCGGCGTGCCCTTCCTGTCGGATGCCCAGCTCAAGGACGCCCTCGACGAGGCGGGCACGAGCACGGAGGTGACTCAGGCCGCGCTCGACGCGAACGAGGCAGCGAGGCTCGACGGCCTGCGCGCCGCACTCGCCATCCTCGCTCTCACCGCTCTCCTCGCGATGTTCTTCACCCAACGGATCCCGACCACCCAGCCCGGCGCGACGGAAGCGTAGCGATGGGCAATCGCCGTCCTGTTCGGTTCGGTCTCTGCCTACGGACGTGCCCTCAAGTGACCCAGGGCGCCGGGCGTTCGCGCTCCCCGGCACAATGGGCCGATGCCGCAGCTCATCGTGCCGGACGTCCGTTTCCGTCTCTCCTTCCTCGAGTCGGTGGAAGAGTCCGTCGCCGAGGCCGAGTACTTCGGTGACACGCTGGCCCGCGAACTCGCCGAGCACGGCGGCAGCTGGCACGAGCCGGAGGGCTTCGCGCGGTACGTCGCCGCGATCCGCCAGGAGGAACTGGAGGAGGGCCGCCGGCCCGCGGGCTTCGTGCCCGGCACCTGGTACTGGTATGTCGACGGCGACACCTACCTCGGCCGCATCCAGATCCGGCACCGGCTCACTCCTCATCTGCGCGACTTCGGCGGCCACATCGGCTACGGAGTGCGGCCGAGCGCCCGCCGCCGCGGCCATGCCACCGCGATGCTGCGCGATGTCCTCCCCTATGCATCCGCACTCGGCCTCGACCGGGTCCTGGTCACCTGCGACACCTCCAACACCGGCTCGCGCAAGGTGATTGAGAACAACGGGGGCGTCTTCGAGGACGAGCGCGGCGGAAACCGCAGGTACTGGATCCGGACGGGCCTGTGACGCGTCATGTCTGACATGGAGTTCGAGAAGTCGCCTCAGACGTACGGGAATCATCAGGCACCCGCGCACTACGAGCCCGGCGAGGGCTGTCTCACCACGGTCATCCGGATACCGGTGCGGATCGTGGTGCTGCTCGTTGTCGTGCCCGTACGGATGGTCTGGGACCTCCTCGTCGTCTGCGGCCGGGCCGTGGAGCGGATGCTGCTGCGGCCGCTGGGCAGGGCGATGGCCTGGGTGTACGAGGCGGTGCTGACACCGCTCGGGCACGGTCTTGTGTGGCTTGGGGTCTTCATCGGCAAGGCGTTCTTCGTCTGGCCGTGGGTTGCGCTGTGGCGGTATTTGGTGGTGCCGGTGGTGATGTACGGGCTCGTGGTGCCGGTGGTGTGGATATACCGGCAGCTGCTGACTCCGTTGGGGCACGGGCTCGCCTGGCTCGTGGAGCATCTGCTGGTCGCGCCCGTGCGCTGGATCTACCGCCGGCTGCTCACCCCCGTCGGGCACGGTCTTGTCTGGCTTGGGGTCTTCATCGGCAAGGCGTTGTTCGTCTGGCCGTGGGTTGCGCTGTGGCGGTATTTGGTGGTGCCGGTGGTGATGTACGGGCTCGTGGTGCCGGTGGTGTGGATATACCGACAGCTGCTCACCCCGCTCGGCCACGGGCTCGCCTGGCTGCTCACCGCGATCGGGCACGGCATCGCCGCCGTCTGCCGCGGGGTGTGGACGGCGGTCGTCTGGCTGGTCGTGGTCCTGCTCGTCACGCCCGTCGGCTGGGTCTACCGCCACATCCTCGCGCCCATCGGCCGCGAGATCGCCGCCGCCGTGGGCGTCGCCTGGCGCATCGCCGGATACATCTCGCGAGCCGTCGGCCGGGGGATCAAGTGGCTTGCCTGGAACCTCGTCGGACGGCCGGTGCGCTGGTGCTACCAGAACGTCTGCACCCCCGTCGGGCACGCGCTGCGCGACGGCATCTGGCGTCCGGCCAAGAAGGCCGCCGTCGAGGCGGGCCGGGCCGCCCGGGCCGCGCTCCAGTCGGCCCGGGAGACGGTACGGCAGGCCAGGCGGGATACCTGGCGCGCGCTCGTCGGCGGGCCCCGGGTGCCCGAGGCCGGGGAACCGTTGGTGCCTCAGGCGCGTACTCTGGGTAGTACAACGACTGTTCCCGGCGTGGTGGCCGCACCCGAGATCTCCTTGCGAAAGCAGGGGTGAGCCGGGCGGGCCCCCAGGGAACACCCCGCACGTCCGAGGGTGGCGCGCCCCGCGCCCGCCCCGCACCGAGGAGAAGAACCACTGGGCAAGCGACAGCCCGAAGGCCCGCCGCCCGCACCGGCAGTGCAGCGCATTCGACTGCGCTACACCAAGCGCGGCCGCCTCCGGTTCACCAGCCACCGTGACTTCCAGCGTGCCTTCGAGCGGGCGCTGCGGCGTGCCGAGGTGCCCATGGCGTACTCGGCGGGCTTCACCCCGCACCCGAAGGTGTCGTACGCCAATGCCGCACCCACCGGCACGGGCAGCGAGGCCGAGTATCTGGAGATCGCACTCACCGAGCACCGCGACCCCGACGAGCTGCGTGAGCTGCTCGACGAGTCGCTGCCGGGCGGGCTCGACATCACCGACGCCGTCGAGGCCCGTACGTCAGGCCTCGCCGACCGGCTCACCGCATCCGTGTGGGAGCTGCGGCTCGACGGGGTCGACGTCGAGGACGCCTCGAAGGCCGTGTCCGTCTTTCTCGCCGCCGAGACCGTCGAGGTCCAGCGGAAGACGAAAAACGGCATGCGGACCTTCGACGCCCGTGCTGCCGTGGCGGACCTGCAGGCGCTCCATCCACAGTCCGACGCAGGCGTCGGCTCCACTGGAGCGGCTACCGCCGCGCTCATCAATAGGCCCGGGGAC
It includes:
- the mrdA gene encoding penicillin-binding protein 2; translated protein: MSNIPETGRTPRVQIRLVVIQVLVFSLLLTLGGRLWYLQIRNGQEYTDEAKNNHVQQVVQPAVRGSILDARGIALADNETRLVVSASRTELMKMKDDGKGVLTRLAGVLGMKPKDVMDKVRLCDAKTPQPCWNGSPYQPIPVTDEATTQQALQIRERAEDFPGITAEPTAVRRYTAPGKANTAQVLGYLSPVTDEEITKAKDTDSPFLRSDQVGRSGIERTYDKELRGKAGVTRYEVDNLGRVIGQAAKDEAQPGANLVTSIDARVQAVAEYELNGAMKTARLETDRNTGEKYKADAGAVVVMENKTGRIVSMASQPTYDPNSWVGGISGKDYAKLTGKDSNYPLLNRAIQGQAAPGSIFKVISSTAAVNAGYPFDGDYPCPSSYSVGGQVFKNFESKGYGSISLGRALEVSCDTVFYGLAHREWQKDGGIKPKKRTNDWFYKTAHQFGLGKETGIDLPNEVRGRVPDRQWKQSFWEANKDGWCKQGKKDGDYVEKIAYENCLEGNRMRAGDSVNYSIGQGDTLVTPIQMATIYAAIANGGTLYNPTIGKAVISADGKTVQAIKPKSHGKLPMDADTRSQIDKALAGVTTRGSAAWRFGGWPQDKIPMHAKTGTAEVYGKQTTSWFVSYTEDYTIIMTIAQGGTGSGASGPAVRKIYEAMYGLDEEGGQDLKKALLPKPQTALPKIEPDGSIEAPKIEPYAPEEEEPPAEEQQLAGAPARRD
- the mreC gene encoding rod shape-determining protein MreC, which encodes MRDTRESRLLLVLLIAIAFALITVDIRGGEESPVDGARQAAATVFGPVENGVAAAVDPIGNAIGAVRDSGRRHDRIGELERENALLKAKLGSNDRNRSRVRELDNMLKKAGAGQYGIKGAEVIAIGAAQGFSWTVTIDVGSNDGIERDMTVLNGDGLVGRITTVGPNTATVLLASDPDFTVGTRMEKTDELGFATGQGDRPLSVQLLNGKAKVKKGDRLVTFGSQADKPFVPGVPVGEVIRVDPSGGDLTRTIYVRPFVGFTKLDIVGVVVVAPRSDPRDTVLPPKPAAPKPTPTVTVTVTPSADGEGGEQVQGDGLDPADANADDQNDE
- a CDS encoding rod shape-determining protein, which codes for MSFIGRDMAVDLGTANTLVYVRGRGIVLNEPSVVAINTNTGGILAVGAEAKKMIGRTPGNIVAVRPLKDGVIADFEITERMLRYFILKIHKRRYLARPRVVVCVPSGITGVERRAVIEASTQAGARQVHIIEEPMAAAIGSGLPVHEATGNMVVDIGGGTTEVAVISLGGIVTAQSIRVAGDELDNAIIQHIKKEYSLLLGERTAENIKITIGSAYDMDKDEHTEIRGRDLVSGLPKTVVISAAEVRKAIEEPVNAIVDAVKTTLDKCPPELSGDVMDRGIVLTGGGALLRGLDERLRRETGMPIHIAEDPLDSVALGSGKCVEEFEALQQVLDAQPRR
- the mreD gene encoding rod shape-determining protein MreD, translating into MRFNRMLLSTTLVVVALVIQVSVLARLQLPGAVPDLLLLVVLGLALVYGHMAGAFIGFGAGLLADLAPPADHAAGRYALVLCVIGYLAGLVRPDNGQLKSATGPMVVVVAAAIGSTLLYAGVGALVGDTAARHVGLGSLLFTAAVYDLLLAPFTVPLIMALARRAESNPLSESQSSGGPGGSDAASRWLSSGTGLRIGKQRSGMRVKAARSRAARAVRIKGVKRL
- the rodA gene encoding rod shape-determining protein RodA — translated: MAGTNGFSVSGYGPKRGGLWSRLSARDSVVRKLDWPLLLSAIALSLVGTLLVWSATRNRTELNQGDPYYFFFRHALNTGIGLALMIGTIWLGHRTLRGAVPVLYGLSVVLVLLVLTPLGATINGAHAWIVIGGGFSLQPSEFVKITIILAMAMLLAARVDAGDQLHPDHRTVAKSLGFAVLPMVIVMLMPDLGSVMVMAVIVLGVLLASGASNRWILGLIGAGVIGGVMVTALGLLDEYQINRFAAFANPELDPAGVGYNTNQARIAIGSGGLTGTGLFKGSQTTGQFVPEQQTDFVFTVAGEELGFLGAGLILLLLGVILWRACRIARETTELYGTIVAAGIIAWFAFQSFENIGMTLGIMPVAGLPLPFVSYGGTSMFAVWIAIGLLQSIRVQRPITA